Below is a window of Planctomycetes bacterium MalM25 DNA.
CACTTCATCGAGTCGTCGAACGTCTGCACGACCCGCCGGCCGCTGTTCGGGTCGCTCACTTCGGTGGTGCTCGCTCCCGAGGCGAAGCGGTAGGGCGTGTCGAACTCGCGCCCGCCGAGCGGCCCGCCAGCCGGCAGCGTCTCGCCATTGGCCAGGGGCGCCAGCTCGCCGGTCGGGATCGCTTCGTTGGAGACCCACTCGCCATCGATCGGCGCTCGGATAACCGTCGCCTCCGGATCGCCTCCCTCGGCGAGCGGCAGCCGGAAGTAAGCGTGCGAGCCGAAAGCGAACGGCATGCGGATCTCGCCCAGGTTCTCCGCCGAGAGCTCGAGTCGCAACCGATGGGCTTCGAGCGTGTAGGTCGCTTCGAGGCGGTAATCGCAGGGCCACTGCGGCAACGCCTCGGGGGCGTCGATCGACGGTTGGAACTGGGCGGTCACCCGGTCGTCGGCGCGGCTCACCTCACGCCACGCTTCGCGGACCGCGAATCCGTGGATCGCGTGCCCCGCGCCGGACGTGTCCTCCAGGTCGTAGGCCACACCGTCCCACTCGAACCGGGCGTCCTTGATGCGGCCCGCGAAGGGCGCCAGCAGGGGCGTGCCGCTCCGCGAGGGCCGCCCGTCGCACGCCTCGAACCCGGGCTCGGCCCACAGCAACTCGCGTGGTTCGCCGCCCGACTCGCCGGCGAAGGTTGTCCGCCAGCTGTAGCAGTTGAAGCCGAGGCCGAGGGCCACATCGGCCGTCGCGCCCGAGGCGGCGTGGGTGAGGCGAACCGTTTTCTCGGGCATCGTGTCTTCTCGCTGGTGGAGGGGCGGCTCAAGTGTGTTGGGCGAAGTATGCCCTCCGATCCGCGGGGCGTCACCCCGGCGCCCGATTGACTCGCCGCCCGATCGACCTACCCTGTTGGCATGTGTTCGTCGCCCGTGAGGGGCGGCGTCGCGGGCGATTAGCTCAGTTGGCTAGAGCGCCTCCTTTACACGGAGGATGTCGGGGGTTCGAGTCCCTCATCGCCCACTTGCGTCGATTGTCATCCTGAGACGTCGATTGCTGTTGGGGTAATCGACGCCCCACGCGCGCCGAACCCCTTGCCTCGATCGATTGATGAGCGAACCGGTTCTTGTCGTCTCGGGTTTGCCGCGTTCCGGCACCTCGCTGGTTATGCAGATGCTGGCGACGGGGGGCGTTGAGCCGTTGACCGACGGCGAGCGTGCCGCCGACATCGACAACCCGCGCGGCTACCTCGAGTTGGAGGCCGTTAAACGCATGAAGGGGGGCGCCGAATGGATTCCGGATGCGCGTGGCAAGGTGGTGAAGGTCATCTCGCATCTGCTAGGCGATCTGCCAGCTGGGGAGGATTACCGCGTGGTCTTCGTCGAACGCGACCTCGATGAGGTGTTGGCCTCGCAGGCGAAGATGATCGAGCGACTCGGTCGGCCCGCCCCCCCGGAGGAGGCGGTCCGTCGGGCGTTCGAGGCGCACCTGCAGAACTTCGACCAATTAGCCCAAGGCTTTGAGGTCTTGCGGCTGCGCTACGTTGAGATCATCGCCGAACCGGCGGAGGCGGCCCGGAAGCTAGCCGATTTCGCCGGGGTCGACCGGAGCGAGCCGCTCGACCTTGAGGCGATGCAGCGGGTGGTTGAGCCGGCTCTCTACCGCAATCGGCGAAGCGGCTAACACGCCGCCGGCATGCGGTTCGCCAAGTCATTGCATGCACCAAGGGTCTCTACTAGCGTGGATGAGTCCAAACTCAACGACGCTTTCGCCCCGATAAGACGTGCCTCGCCACCGCCTCGCCACGCTCCGCTTGCTCGTATTCTTCTGCTCGGCCGCGGCGGCGGCCGCGCAGGCGTACTTCAATAACGACCGTTGGTTTGAGACCGCCACCGACGGCCGGTTGGGGGCGATCGGCAGTGAGGCGACGATCACCTGGGGGATCGCCACCGACGGGACGACCGTCCCCAACGTGCTGCCCGGCGTGAACCGCAGCAGCGATCTCGTCGCCTCGCTCGACGGCTGGTTCGGCGATGCGGGGGGCGGCAGCGACCTGACGCAACGCCCCTGGTTTAGTTTTCTCGAGTCGAGCTTCGACCGATGGGCCGCCGTCTCGGGCGTGACTTTCATCTATGAACCGGCCGACGACGGCGCTACGCACGGCTTGTCGAACGGGGTGCTCGGGACCCGCGCCGACATCCGGCTAGCGGGGGGGCGCTACGACGGGACGGTCGGGTCGAACGTCGGAACGCTCGCCTTCAGCATCGCGCCGGACAATGCTGATATCTTCCTCGACACGGACGACGTCGCCTACTACAGCAACCCAAGCGACGACGCCTTCTCCCTGCGTCACACCTTGATGCACGAGATCGGGCACTCCCTCGGGCTCGGCCACCTGATCAGCAACAACTCAGCGATCTTGATGGAGCCCTTCCCGCAGACCGGCTTCGACGGTCCCCAACTCGACGACGTGCGCGGAGTGCAGTTCCTGTACGGCGACGCCTTCGAATCCGGGGGCGGTAACAACACGATCGAGACCGCTACTCCGCTGGGCACGCTCGACCCGGGGACGAGCCTGACACTCGGCGCCGATGGTGACTCGACCTTCTTCTTGACCGAGGCCGACACCGACTTCTTAAGCATCAGTCGCAGCAACGATACGGACGTCTTCGCCTTCCAGACCGCGGTCGCCACGACCCTGGAGATCAGCGTCACGCCCGTTGGTTTCAGCTACCTTCAACAGATCACCGGTCCTGCGGTCACGATCGACTCGTCCGCGGTGGGAGACCTCTCGCTCGAAGTGCGGCAGGACGGGGTCTCTCAAGGAGTGATCGACGTTAACGGCTTGGGGAACGCCGAGGCGATAGCGATCGAACTAGCCCCCGCCGATCTCTACACGCTCCACATCGCCGGTCGAGGCCAGGGGACGCAGCTCTATCAACTGGACCTGGAGGTCCAGGAGATCCCTCGGCAGGGTGACTACAACGGCGACGGCGTCGTCGATGCGGCGGATTATACGGTCTGGCGAGACACCTTTGGCAGCCAGATCTTGCTCGACGCGGACGGTGACGGCAGTGGCCAGATCGACACAGCGGACTATAGCATTTGGAACAATGCCTATGGGGACAGCCAGTCTCCGGCGCCGACCGGCATTTTGGGCATCCCAGAACCTGGCACGGTGGTACTCCTGCTTGGCCACTTAGCGATCGCTAGCGCCAGCGCAAGAGTCTCTCGAAAAAACGCGGCGAAACGTTGAGCTAGCCACGAGTTCCTGACTATATTTAGGGCGGTGCGTATGGTGAGCAGAGCTCGCATCATAGGCGGCGCACCAGCGACCCTACCTCGGCGGGGGATACCGAGCATCTCATCCATGCTTAGGCGTCCGTACCTACCCTCCCCGCCAAAGACATCCCGCCACTTCCGATGCGAGAAGAAAGCTTCTCGCTTGCCAATCAAAGTCAGACCGAAACTGCACCAGGAGTACGCTCATGAAGACCGACACTAAGAGTTCATCCGCTCGCAAGGCGGCGTACACGCTTGCCGCCGGCGCCGCGGTTGGAGCGGCCGGTTCGGCCGACGCCGCGATTGTTTACTCCGGCGTACAAGACATCCCGGTCGGCCAGTTCGGCTCGCAAGACCTCAACCTCGACGGCGACGCCTACAACGACATCCTGCTGAAGAACTACGTCTTCGGCGGCGGCAACTACCAAGGCGCGTATGTTAACTTCTTCCCCGGCAAGGTGGTCGGCTTTAGCGCGGGTCTGAACTACGCCTCGGCGCTTGCCGAAGGCGACCTGATCGATTCGACCACGACTGCGGGTGGGCCATTCTCTGCCTCGCTCGCTTACGGAGCGGCCAACCCGAACGCCGAGTTCAATAGCGCCGACGGCGCGTTCATCGGCCTCGAGTTCCCGATCAATGCCGTGAGCCACTTCGGCTGGGTCCGCGTCACGATCGACAACGCGGCCGGCTCGTTTGTCATCAACGACTGGGCGTACGAGAGTGAGCCCGGCGTGGGCATCACGGCGGGGGCTGTGCCCGAGCCCGGCTCGCTTGGGCTGCTGGCGGCGGGGGCGGCGGGCGTCGCCGCGCTGCGGAAGCGTCGCCGCGGCTGAAACGTTGGGATCAAGTGCAACCGACATTCGAGCGGGGCCCCCTTGGCCCCGCTCGCTGATTTAAGTCAAGAGAGAACGACAACCGAGAAGACCATCAACGGACGGAACGAGGCATGAGTAGCGAACGGGTGCAAGAGAAACGTCACGACGATCGAGCGTCTCGCCGCCGCGCCTATTCGGTCGCCGCCGGCGCGACGGCGGCCTTGGCCGGAGCTGAGGCAGACGCTCAGATCATCTGGTCGACACCGCAGGACATCTCCATCGATCAGTCCAATAGCCAGACGCTGAACCTGGACGGCGATATCTACTACGACCTGGTCTTGAAGAACTACGTGTTCAACGGCGGCAACTATCAGGGCGCGTACGTCGTGTACGGTCCGGGAAAGACCGTCGGCTTCCAGGCGGCGTTCGCTTACGCCAGCGCCCTGTTGCCGGGCGACTTGATCGACGCCTCGACCGTCGATTCGGGGTTCGCGACGACCTCGCTCGCTTACGGTGCGAACAACCCGAGTGCCGAATTCAACGACGTTGAGAACGCCTACCTCGGGCTCGGGTTCCCGATCTCGGGCGAGATCCACTACGGCTGGGTGCGGGTCTCCATCGACAACGCCGTCGGCTCGTTCACGATCCATGACTGGGCGTACTCGATCACGCCGGGCCAAGGCATCGCCGCCGGTCAGAGGGCCGACTTCAACGGTGACGGCGTTACCGACGCAGCCGACTACACCATCTGGCGAGACACCTTGGGCACGATGCGGGTCGGGGACGAGTTCATCCCGGCGGACGTGGACCTGAGCAACGAGGTTGACAACCCGGACTACGCGGTCTGGGCCGCCGACTACGGCCTGTCCGGCGGGCCAGCGCCCGCTTCGGCCGCTGTCCCCGAGCCGATGACCCTGGGCTTGCTCGCCGCCGGCGCCGCGGGGATCGCGGTCTTGCGCGACAGCCGCCAGCGGAGCACGCGCCCCTCGTGATATCCCCCGAGCGCCGAGTTACGGAACGCTCGCCGCGGCGGGTGCTGCTTGTCGGCTGGGACGCCGCCGATTGGCAGATGATCCACCCGCTGATCGAGGCCGGTCTCATGCCGACCCTGGCGGGCATGAGGCAGGCGGGCGTGTGGGGCAACCTCGCCACGACGCGGCCGATCCTCTCGCCGATGCTGTGGAACACGATCGCCACCGGCAAACGCCCGATCGATCACGGCGTGCACGGCTTCACCGAGCCCGACCCGGACGGCGCCGGTGTCCGCCCGGTTCACAGCACCAGCCGAAGGTGCAAGGCGTTGTGGAACGTCTTCACCCAGTACGGCCTGCGATCCCACGTGGTCGGCTGGTACGCCTCGCACCCCGCCGAGCCGATCGACGGGGTGATGGTCAGCAATCAGTTCGAGCAGTTCACGCTGAAGGAGGGGGAGCTTTCGCCCCCGCCCGCGTCGTGCGTGTCGCCTCGCGATCGGCTTGAGGAACTCGCCGAGCTGCGTGTCTCGCCGCACGAGATCGACGCCGGCGCGATCTTGCCGTTCATCCCTAGCGCGGTTGAGCTAGCGAATCGTCAGGACCACCGGATCGGCAAGCTGCAGCAGCTGATGTCCCAGACGGCCACCGTGCACACTACCGCGACGCACTTGCTCGCGCAGGACGACTGGGACTTCGCCGCGGTCTACTACGAAGGGATCGATCGCTTCGGACACGAGTTCATGGAGTTCCATCCGCCGAAGATGGAGCAAGTCTCCGAAGAAGATTTCAACGCCTACCGCGAGTGCATGAACGGGGCGTACCGCTTCCACGACATGATGCTCCAGACGCTGCTCGACCTCGTCGGGGACGACACCGCGGTGCTGCTGATCAGTGATCACGGTTACTACAACAACCACCTTCGGCCCGATCCCCGCGAAGGCAAATCGAGCCCGGTCGAGTGGCACCGTCCGTTCGGCGTCTTCGCAGCGAAGGGGCCAGGAGTTCAGCAAGACGCG
It encodes the following:
- a CDS encoding Matrixin — protein: MPRHRLATLRLLVFFCSAAAAAAQAYFNNDRWFETATDGRLGAIGSEATITWGIATDGTTVPNVLPGVNRSSDLVASLDGWFGDAGGGSDLTQRPWFSFLESSFDRWAAVSGVTFIYEPADDGATHGLSNGVLGTRADIRLAGGRYDGTVGSNVGTLAFSIAPDNADIFLDTDDVAYYSNPSDDAFSLRHTLMHEIGHSLGLGHLISNNSAILMEPFPQTGFDGPQLDDVRGVQFLYGDAFESGGGNNTIETATPLGTLDPGTSLTLGADGDSTFFLTEADTDFLSISRSNDTDVFAFQTAVATTLEISVTPVGFSYLQQITGPAVTIDSSAVGDLSLEVRQDGVSQGVIDVNGLGNAEAIAIELAPADLYTLHIAGRGQGTQLYQLDLEVQEIPRQGDYNGDGVVDAADYTVWRDTFGSQILLDADGDGSGQIDTADYSIWNNAYGDSQSPAPTGILGIPEPGTVVLLLGHLAIASASARVSRKNAAKR
- the galM gene encoding Aldose 1-epimerase — translated: MPEKTVRLTHAASGATADVALGLGFNCYSWRTTFAGESGGEPRELLWAEPGFEACDGRPSRSGTPLLAPFAGRIKDARFEWDGVAYDLEDTSGAGHAIHGFAVREAWREVSRADDRVTAQFQPSIDAPEALPQWPCDYRLEATYTLEAHRLRLELSAENLGEIRMPFAFGSHAYFRLPLAEGGDPEATVIRAPIDGEWVSNEAIPTGELAPLANGETLPAGGPLGGREFDTPYRFASGASTTEVSDPNSGRRVVQTFDDSMKCCVIYTPEHREAICLEPYTGTPDAIAMTARGVEAGLITLGPGETYRTVIDLEALTA
- a CDS encoding PEP-CTERM motif protein yields the protein MKTDTKSSSARKAAYTLAAGAAVGAAGSADAAIVYSGVQDIPVGQFGSQDLNLDGDAYNDILLKNYVFGGGNYQGAYVNFFPGKVVGFSAGLNYASALAEGDLIDSTTTAGGPFSASLAYGAANPNAEFNSADGAFIGLEFPINAVSHFGWVRVTIDNAAGSFVINDWAYESEPGVGITAGAVPEPGSLGLLAAGAAGVAALRKRRRG